A window from Salvia miltiorrhiza cultivar Shanhuang (shh) chromosome 2, IMPLAD_Smil_shh, whole genome shotgun sequence encodes these proteins:
- the LOC131013570 gene encoding pre-mRNA-processing factor 39-2 isoform X4, translating to MKYEFNQEGWSFLAQSYIWALRFPTKKLRLYYDNFKQFVANLEEEIGYEKYDSTVEQLSVPCAAIDLSKDEISLVIKDMLDSSDRPLKSKALDRYRSIGEEFYLEACRLDEKVKRFETKIQRRFFDVTPLDDDQLINWHIYLDFIEKQDNLDWAMKLYERCLIPCAHYPEFWIRYVEFLESKGGRELAISALARATQIFLKSVPEIHLFDARFKEHIGDADGARAALALCDPKTDSSFIESIAAQANLERRLGNFAAASATYEKALIKAREKQKLHHLPTLYVHFARLTYLTTGSTSASRDVLIKGIQQVPHCRILLEELVKFAMTHEGVSHLNIINSLIADAISPGLDENEGLDAKDRENISCLFLEFVNLCGTLHDIREAWNRHVKLFPQSLRFKTPSKHPASGSYPIGSARDKKGKYDHPVLSQPSTNHSDQHHGQGQVPESPARNRVHPNEVVRKPAPLMDQSSNAKEKQQLLLTKEVLSNGDESQDSEPAKGVSCQSREDGLRPMVVAAEFSDHAKENALAVRDSDQNFSSQSRGDEPGLMDVSAELGIQSKEDEVGKSTETTESIEACPSSLPNVEAELDHELSQLKRSASSDHNSLKSQENESRELIPMSCDEYGTSPKSIHSVDSLKVRGEFERDGTVSRQHNAPTEVHYPEGPSSTCDDSIELDRVVQPPGHAASRLQGQDQAQDRELKLQQSPYADSHKLVMNQGRGRRSQLEVGAVRDDKATEQDEPVMNQGNAQQYPASQQHSQSEDRATDVDQQTDALTPPTSISISAGQQPFSTQPFSHAQQNPTAPTTQQQWPEQQSLAMNQMMLQYHYQQQQFLQQQYQQQLQMQHPYYQMQHQYMNQQPPQSQQQYVEQQQHPQIQQGHEPQPNSQQAHDNQYQQSQDNAYQAHQLAYKQHASQEQQQLLWQQQYQQYQGYQLLQQQQQGSMNTQGHNVHHHPSRQPDEHLQQYHHQAHTQHKFTQPMSQNRQGTPDYAAAGVSSSPAVGARSPQASQ from the exons ATGAAATATGAATTCAATCAGGAGGGGTGGAGCTTTCTTGCACAAAGTTACATCTGGGCATTGAGGTTTCCGACAAAGAAGCTGCGGTTGTATTATGATAA CTTCAAGCAGTTTGTGGCGAATCTGGAAGAGGAGATTGGATatgaaaaatatgacagcacAGTAGAGCAACTATCTGTTCCTTGTGCTGCAATAGATTTATCTAAAGATGAAATTTCTCTTGTCATCAAGGATATGCTAGATTCTTCTGATAGACCCCTCAAATCCAAAGCGCTGGATAGATATAGATCTATTGGTGAAGAATTCTATCTGGAAGCATGCCGCCTGGATGAGAAAGTAAAGCGTTTTGAGACAAAGATCCAGAGGCGTTTTTTTGATGTTACTCCTCTTGATGAtgaccaattaattaattggcaTATCTACCTGGATTTCATTGAGAAGCAAGACAATTTGGACTGG GCCATGAAACTCTATGAAAGATGCTTGATTCCTTGTGCCCATTACCCTGAATTCTGGATACGGTATGTGGAGTTCTTGGAATCAAAAGGAGGACGTGAACTGGCTATTTCTGCCCTAGCCCGGGCCACTCAAATATTTTTAAAG AGCGTACCAGAAATTCATTTATTTGATGCAAGGTTCAAGGAGCACATAGGAGACGCAGATGGTGCTCGTGCTGCATTAGCTCTTTGTGATCCAAAAACTGATTCCAGCTTCATTGAAAGCATTGCTGCACAAGCCAACCTGGAAAGACGTCTG GGGAACTTTGCAGCAGCTTCTGCCACATATGAGAAAGCACTTATAAAAGCTAGGGAGAAACAGAAGCTACACCATCTTCCCACTCTGTATGTGCACTTTGCCCGCCTTACATACTTG ACAACAGGTAGCACTTCTGCTTCTAGAGATGTATTAATTAAAGGTATACAACAGGTGCCTCATTGCAGAATCCTTTTAGAG GAATTGGTAAAATTTGCGATGACTCATGAAGGAGTAAGCCATCTCAACATCATAAATTCACTCATAGCAGATGCCATTTCACCCGGATTAGATGAAAATGAAGGTTTGGATGCCAAAGATCGAGAGAACATATCATGCTTGTTTTTGGAG TTTGTCAATCTTTGTGGGACTTTGCATGATATAAGAGAGGCATGGAATCGTCATGTCAAATTGTTTCCCCAGTCGCTGAGGTTTAAGACTCCGTCAAAGCACCCTGCATCGGGCAGTTACCCAATAGGTTCGGCCAGGGATAAAAAAGGGAAGTATGACCACCCTGTGCTTAGCCAGCCATCCACAAACCATTCCGACCAACATCATGGGCAAGGACAGGTACCTGAATCTCCAGCGCGTAACAGAGTCCATCCCAACGAGGTTGTAAGAAAGCCCGCCCCTCTTATGGACCAGAGCAGCAACGCCAAGGAAAAACAGCAACTGCTGTTGACCAAAGAAGTTTTGTCCAATGGTGATGAATCTCAGGACAGTGAACCAGCTAAAGGAGTTTCATGCCAGTCTAGAGAAGACGGTCTGAGGCCTATGGTTGTTGCTGCTGAATTTTCTGACCATGCCAAAGAGAACGCTTTGGCTGTGCGTGATTCAGACCAGAATTTCTCGTCCCAATCTAGAGGAGATGAACCGGGGCTAATGGATGTCAGTGCTGAATTAGGTATACAGTCTAAAGAAGATGAGGTTGGGAAGTCAACAGAGACAACTGAATCAATTGAAGCATGCCCCTCTAGTTTGCCCAATGTTGAAGCGGAGTTGGATCATGAGCTCAGTCAGCTGAAGCGTTCAGCTTCATCAGACCATAATTCTTTGAAGTCTCAGGAAAACGAATCTCGGGAGTTGATCCCTATGTCTTGCGATGAGTATGGAACTAGTCCGAAGAGCATTCATTCAGTCGACTCTCTCAAAGTCCGTGGTGAATTTGAACGAGATGGAACAGTGAGTCGTCAGCATAATGCACCAACAGAAGTGCATTATCCAGAAGGGCCTTCTAGCACCTGCGATGACTCAATTGAACTAGATCGTGTGGTCCAACCTCCCGGACATGCAGCATCAAGGTTGCAAGGCCAAGACCAAGCTCAAGATCGAGAGCTTAAGTTACAGCAATCTCCCTATGCTGATAGCCATAAATTAGTAATGAATCAAGGTAGGGGAAGACGTAGCCAGTTGGAAGTAGGGGCTGTTAGGGATGATAAAGCAACTGAACAGGATGAGCCCGTAATGAATCAAGGCAATGCTCAGCAGTATCCTGCTAGCCAACAGCATAGCCAGTCGGAGGATAGAGCAACTGATGTGGACCAGCAAACGGATGCCTTGACACCTCCGACTTCAATCAGTATATCTGCAGGGCAGCAACCTTTTTCCACCCAACCGTTTTCTCATGCTCAGCAGAATCCAACTGCTCCAACGACTCAGCAACAATGGCCAGAACAACAGAGCTTGGCCATGAACCAGATGATGCTGCAGTATCATTACCAGCAGCAGCAATTCCTCCAACAGCAGTATCAGCAGCAGTTGCAAATGCAACATCCCTACTACCAGATGCAGCACCAGTATATGAATCAGCAGCCGCCTCAGTCTCAACAGCAGTACGTCGAACAGCAGCAACATCCGCAGATACAGCAAGGTCATGAGCCTCAACCGAACTCTCAGCAGGCACATGATAACCAATACCAACAATCTCAGGACAATGCTTACCAAGCGCATCAATTGGCGTATAAACAGCACGCCTCGCAGGAGCAACAGCAGCTGCTTTGGCAGCAGCAGTACCAGCAGTATCAGGGCTATCAGCTGctgcaacaacagcagcaaggGTCTATGAATACGCAAGGACACAACGTGCACCACCATCCATCAAGGCAACCAGACGAACATCTGCAGCAATATCATCACCAAGCCCATACGCAACATAAATTCACTCAACCCATGAGCCAAAATCGACAG GGTACGCCCGATTATGCAGCAGCCGGAGTTTCTTCATCCCCAGCTGTTGGTGCTCGATCACCACAAGCTTCACAATAG